GCGTGAACACGAGTACCGGCGCGACGATGAGTGCCGGAATGACTTCCATCACCCAGGTGATGCGGTCGAAGGGAGAAACAGCCGAAGCAATCAGTGCCAGGCTCACCGCGCCCAGCAGGACCAGTCCCTCACGGGAGGAAACCGTCGCGGCGTGCTTGCTCATGCCCTGGCTTTCTTCTTCTTCGCCTTTTCTTTTTTCTTCTTCTTTTTGGGCTTCTCGATGGGAGTCGCGGCGGCCTTCTGGATCGGGGTCGGGGTGACTTCTCGAACGGGAACCGGCGCGGGGGCAGGGGCCTGCGCCCTTTGCCCGCCGGTGCGAAGCACTACGGCGGCGTCCAGGGCAAAGCCCAGCCACCAGTGCAGGATGGTCGGGTAGACCACCGAGTCGGTAAAGCGCGCCATCCATGCAAAACCCGGCCCGGCAAAGATCGCGCCCACGGTTTCGTCGCGCGGCTTACCGATGTGCATCAGCGTGGAAGCCACGCTCTGGAACGCGGTGGCGCCGCTTTGTCCGAACTCTTCTTCGAGTCCGCGGTCGAGAAAGCCGCGATAAAAGAACTCCCAGCCGATGTAGTAGTGGACGTTCGAGAGTTCATAGATCGCAAAGGAGAGCAGGTCCTCGCGTGCGGCGTCGCACATGGGATACTCGTCCTGAAAATCCTTCTGCCCCGAAGCATAGATCGCGCCCAGCGTTGCGAGCGGAAGCGAAGCGGCCAGCAGCGGAACCCCGCGCCACCACTTGCCTACTTTCAAACCGTAATCCGAGAGCGGCTCGCCAAGCCCCGCGCGGGCAATTCCGGCGGGAACCACAAAGAAGGCGGCGAAGGCGAACATCCGCTCGTAGACATGGGAGAGCAGCTCGCGCAGGTTCTCGTCGTCGATGCGCTCCTCGGCCCAGTCTTCGAAGTTCTTGGGCTGTCCCAGATACAGGTAGGCCACCTGCAGCGCGGTCGCGCTCACCCAGATCGTGCGGGCCCGGCGCTTCGAAGCGGCCGAGCCGCGCTTTCGTTTTTTCTTGAAGAGTCCCAGCATCTACCTCACCTCTAGTTCTCTTAGAGCGATCCCTCATTCTTGGCGCGCCGGTACCATTCCACCGTCAACGCCAGTCCCTCATCGAATCCAACTTTCGGATCAAAACCCAGTAGCCGCCGGGCCTTGGCGTTTGAAAAGTGCGAATCGGTAAGCGGCACGCGCACGCGGTAGCTCGTAAGCGGCGGCGCATTCTTCGCACCCGCCAGCGTCCACACCCGCTCCATGATGTCGCCCGCGGCACGGGCCAGCGGGGCGGGGATGCTGATGCGGGGCATGGCAACGCCGAGCGCTTTGGAGAGCCTGGCGTTGATTTCCTTCCACGAGATGGGGGCGTCGTCGGCGAGCACGAAGGTCTCCCCGGCGGCCTCGGCCTTGGTTCCCGCAAGCACCATTCCCTGCGCAAGGTTGGGCGCGTAACTCGTGCAGGTGCGCGCGCGCCCGTCTCCCACCTGGCGGTAGATTCCCTTCTCGAGCGCGTCAGCGAGGTTGGCAAAGCTCGTGCGATCACGCGGTCCGAAGGGAAAGTATCCCGGCCGAATGATCACGCCCTCGATCTTGCCGCCCTCGTGGGCGGCATGCACCAGCTTCTCACCCTCGACCTTCGAGCGCGCGTAGTTGTTGCCTGCGTCGATGGGAGCTTCTTCGGTAGCGTTGAACCAGCCGTGAAAGCCGTGCACCGAGAGCGAGCTCATCTGCACGAAACGCCTGGCCCCCGCGCCGGCGGCGGCGTCGATGAGATCGCGTGTTCCCTCGACATTGATGCGCTTGAACAGGCTCCAGGGACCGTAATCGGAGACGACGGCCGCCAGGTGATAGACTAGGTCGCAGCCCTCGCACGCCCGCGCGAGCGAGGCAGTGTCGGCCAGATCGCCGTCCACGCACTCGACATCGATGCCCTCGAGATTGACCATCGGCGTCCCCGCCTGGATCATGGCTCGCACTTCAATGCCGTTGGCACTCAGCGCCTCGCTCAGGTGGCTGCCCAGGAATCCGTTTGCTCCGGTAACAAGTGCTTTCATGGACGCCCCACGTTAGCAGGCAGAGTTACGACAAACCACATCTTGCGCGTCTTTGAGATGGGAGCAATAGTGGGAGTGTTGTGATACGGGCTGCCCCCGCGCGAGGGGGCAAGAGGGAACTGGGCGACGCTCCATGACGCAGACATCCGTGCCCTTTTCAGCCGATGGCTATGAGACCGAGCTGCTGGCCGAGTGGCGCCCGCGCGCCCGGCTGGTTGCCGTCATCGGATTTGTCGCGACCTTTCTGATCTGGGGAATCGACGTCTCCACTGCGGCGTTCGATCTTGAGCCCATGCTGGTGACCGGTGTGTGGGATCTGGCGGCAATCCGCCTGAGCGCCGCGATTGCGCCAGCCATCGGCACGGCCGTCCTGCTCATCGTTCGCGACGATCGAACCCTTGCCGCCTGGACCGTCCCGCTGACCGCTGCGTTCGTTGGCCTCAACGACATCGCATTCTACCGCGCCGGCTACGCCCTGGGGCCCGTTCACTCCCTGGTCGGCGTGGTGGAGCTCTTTGCCATCGTCTCGCTGCTGCCCATGAACCGGCGCCAGCGAATCACGTTTTTTGTCTGCGTCTGGTTTGCGCACATGGCAGCCGACTTTGGCTGGGGAGGCGAGTTCACGGGCGCCGGTCGCATCTGGATTCAGGTGGCCTTTGGTCTGTTTCTGGCCATGATCGCCGCGCCGGTTGAATACTTCTATTCGCTTCGTCGCAAGGAATACGACGCGCGCAGCTCGCTGATGGCCACCGTCAGCGCCCTGGAAGAGTCGCGCGACGAGATCGCCCGCGCGGCCCAGCAACTGGCCATCAGCGTCGAGCAGATTACCGCCGCGACCGGAAGGCTGGCCAGCACAGCCGACCACGCCCAGCGCGACACCATGCAGATTGCCACCACGACCGAAGAGGTTGCCGCCTCGGCCGATGCGCTGGCCCAGCGGAGTCGTGAGAGCGCAAAGGAAGCCGATGAGAACCGCGAGCGCACCGAGCGCGTGCGCGACCACATCGATCGCATCCGTGGCGAGCTCGATGCACTCAACCGATCCATCAGCGGCGCCGATTCACGCTTCAACCAGCTACAGAACCAGTCGCAGCAGGTCGGCCAGTTCGTCGACACCATCAAGGAGATCGCCGCGCAGACGAACCTGCTCGCCCTCAACGCCAGCATCGAGGCCTCACGTGCGGGCGAGGACGGGCGCGGCTTCGCCGTCGTCGCGCAGGAAGTGCGCAAGCTCGCCGAGCAGGCACAGGAGAGTTCCGAACAGGTCAGCGAATCGGTGACCGGCGTTCAGGACGAAGTTGCCGCAACGCTGGGCATCGTGCGCGAGGTCATGGAGGCCTCACGGAACTTCGCGACGCTCTTCGATGACGCCAAGCGCGAGCTGGGCGAGATCGCCGCCGCGGCCGCGCGGGTCAACGATCGCAACAAGGCCAACGCTACCGACGCGCGCGAGCAGGCGCAGGCCACCGGGGAGATCTCCCACGGCACAAGCGAGGTACTCAATCAGGTGCTCGAATTCGCGCAGATGAGCGAAGAGGTCACCGCGACGGCTCGTGACCTGCAGACCCTGGCCGAAGAGTTGCAGCGGGCATTGAAGTAAAAGACTAGGCCGCGCGCCTGCGCCTCATTCCGTGGCGCGGCACCAGGGCGAGATCGTCCAGATACTCGCCGATCCATCCCATCACCTGCGGAATTTCGAAGACGATCGACATGTGCGAGCCCTCGTACCAGCGGATGGGGGGCTCGCCCCAGTCGCGCCACTGGCGCTCGACCGCGTCAGCGCGGATGATCAGGTCGTGACGGGCGTTGATCCAGAGCATGCGCTCGGTGGGGATCACCGGTTTCATCCGCGAGAGCCCCAGGCGGCTCTCGATGTCGATGAGATCGGCCTCCGAGAGACCGCGCTGGTTGAGTTCCTCGCGCATGCGCGTGAGGATCGGCGCGCGGGTCACCGCATCCGAGAGCGACTGGTGGGCGATGACCGGAATGGCGAAGTCCACGTCCTTTTCGACGCACACGGTGGTCATCGTAATCACACCGCCAAGGCTCATGCCCACTAGGCCGATGGGCTGGTTGAAGCGCTCGCGCAGGTAATAGATCACCGAACGCACATCCGAGACGCTCTGGCGGATGGCTTCAAAGCTGCGCACCAGATCGCTGGTCCAGAAAAAGCCGCCGTGGATGAGTTCGTTGGCCGGTTTGCGCCGCCCGTGGAAGGGAAGGTGCAGGTGGCACACGTCCACGTCGAGCTTCTTGAGAATGCGCGGGATGAGCACGCGCTCTTCCATGACGGGGCCGGGCTGCATCAGGCCGTGGATGTAGATGACCATGACGCGCGGGTGGCCGTCGTCGTGACGGTAGATGCGGCCCACCACGTGGCGGTTCTCGATGTAGTCGTGCTCGTGACGCTCCTTGTAGTGGGCGCTCATCGGTTCGAAGGCGCTGTCGAAGCGGAATTCCTCGACGGTGTAGCCCCGGCGCGCTTCAAAGCGCGAGAGGTGTGCGTGATTGGGCACCGGCGGCGCCGGGAAGGCCACATCGAAGGGCTTGTCGAGGTAGGCCTCGAGCTCGTCGCGGGTGTCGGGATGTTCGGCGGGCAGATTGTTGGCGATGCCGGAGATGAATCCGACCGCGCGGTCCATGGCAAGGGCCAGGGGAAGTGGAATACTCATGCTCAGCTCCCGGTGAAGTTTGTCTGGCAGTCGCGCTCAAGCAGGAAGAAGTTCGAGAACACCCGCGCCGGTCCCACGGTCAGGAAGGCTTTGCCCAGAAACAGGTCCGGGTTTCCTTCCACCTGCACGACGTAATCCTTGATCACGCGCGAGGGATCGAGCCGCGGATTTTCGGGCGCGGCGGCGTAGTTCAAAAAGATCGCATTGTCGTAGCGCCGGTCT
This window of the Chrysiogenia bacterium genome carries:
- a CDS encoding CPBP family intramembrane metalloprotease, whose amino-acid sequence is MLGLFKKKRKRGSAASKRRARTIWVSATALQVAYLYLGQPKNFEDWAEERIDDENLRELLSHVYERMFAFAAFFVVPAGIARAGLGEPLSDYGLKVGKWWRGVPLLAASLPLATLGAIYASGQKDFQDEYPMCDAAREDLLSFAIYELSNVHYYIGWEFFYRGFLDRGLEEEFGQSGATAFQSVASTLMHIGKPRDETVGAIFAGPGFAWMARFTDSVVYPTILHWWLGFALDAAVVLRTGGQRAQAPAPAPVPVREVTPTPIQKAAATPIEKPKKKKKKEKAKKKKARA
- a CDS encoding NAD-dependent epimerase/dehydratase family protein, which gives rise to MKALVTGANGFLGSHLSEALSANGIEVRAMIQAGTPMVNLEGIDVECVDGDLADTASLARACEGCDLVYHLAAVVSDYGPWSLFKRINVEGTRDLIDAAAGAGARRFVQMSSLSVHGFHGWFNATEEAPIDAGNNYARSKVEGEKLVHAAHEGGKIEGVIIRPGYFPFGPRDRTSFANLADALEKGIYRQVGDGRARTCTSYAPNLAQGMVLAGTKAEAAGETFVLADDAPISWKEINARLSKALGVAMPRISIPAPLARAAGDIMERVWTLAGAKNAPPLTSYRVRVPLTDSHFSNAKARRLLGFDPKVGFDEGLALTVEWYRRAKNEGSL
- a CDS encoding methyl-accepting chemotaxis protein, producing MTQTSVPFSADGYETELLAEWRPRARLVAVIGFVATFLIWGIDVSTAAFDLEPMLVTGVWDLAAIRLSAAIAPAIGTAVLLIVRDDRTLAAWTVPLTAAFVGLNDIAFYRAGYALGPVHSLVGVVELFAIVSLLPMNRRQRITFFVCVWFAHMAADFGWGGEFTGAGRIWIQVAFGLFLAMIAAPVEYFYSLRRKEYDARSSLMATVSALEESRDEIARAAQQLAISVEQITAATGRLASTADHAQRDTMQIATTTEEVAASADALAQRSRESAKEADENRERTERVRDHIDRIRGELDALNRSISGADSRFNQLQNQSQQVGQFVDTIKEIAAQTNLLALNASIEASRAGEDGRGFAVVAQEVRKLAEQAQESSEQVSESVTGVQDEVAATLGIVREVMEASRNFATLFDDAKRELGEIAAAAARVNDRNKANATDAREQAQATGEISHGTSEVLNQVLEFAQMSEEVTATARDLQTLAEELQRALK